A segment of the Asinibacterium sp. OR53 genome:
ACATCATAACCGCCGAAGAACAGGCAGGCCATCACAGCGCTGCTCATGATCATGTTCACATATTCAGCAAAAAGGTAAAAACCGAGTTTCATGGAAGAGTACTCCTGGTGATAACCGAAGTTCAGTTCGTTCTCTGCTTCGGGCAGGTCGAAAGGCGTACGGTTACACTCTGCCAATGCACACACAAAGAACAGGAGAAAACCCAGCGGCTGGTAAACGATGTTCCAAAAATGTCCCGGGGCCATCTGCTCTTCCACAATCGTTTTCAAACTCAAAGAGCCTGAAAGCATCAACACGGCTATAAGCGACAATCCCATAGCCAGTTCATAACTGATGGCCTGTGAAGCGCCGCGCAATGCTGCCATGAGTGAGAACTTGTTGTTCGATGCCCATCCCCCGATCATGATACCATACACACCAATACTCACCACGCCGAATATGTACAGTATGCCAATATTGATATCAGCTACCTGTAAATCGATTTTGCGTCCGAACAATTCAACGTGACTGCTCCAGGGAATCACCGCGCAGGTCATCAACGCGGCGGTCATGGCCAGTGCTGGTCCGAGTATGAATAATATTTTGTTTGATGTATTGGGAATGATCTCTTCTTTCATGATGAGTTTGAGACCATCGGCAAAAGGTTGCAGGAGGCCGAACGGACCGGCCCTGTTGGGTCCGGGCCTGTCTTGCAATATGGCCGCCACTTTCCTTTCAGCAAACGTGGTATACAGTGCAATACCCAGGCTTGCGAATACGATCACTGCAATCAGCACTAGTTTCTCTATCAGTAATGCCCAATCAATAGCCAGTAGTGTCATGAGTATATTGCGGTTATGCTTTCTTAGAATTAAAATCGGTTGAATGTGCCGGCCGTTCAATTTCACTCAGGAATGTGCCGGGCTGGTTCACTTCGCTGATATCATGTATATCCATCAGCAAGCGGGGCTGCCTTCCATCATTCACTGCTTTGAAGGTTTCCGTTGGTTTCACGGTTCCTACCGAACCTGCATAATGTCCTTGTGAAATAACGGAATGCCTGTTGATGAGCCTGGGCCCTTCTATTACCCAATCGCTTGTTTTTTTCTTTTCAAAGCGGCAGGTATTACAAATCCAGTCTTCCACTTCTCCCCATTGATCTTTACGCGCTGTAACACGATATACTTCATCGCCGCGGTTCCATAGAGTTACTTTACCGCTACAGGTGGGACAGTCGCGATGCGCATCCATTGCCTTGAGAAACCATACGCGGTTTTTGAAGCGGAAGGTTTTGTCTGTGAGCGCTCCCACCGGACATACATCGATCACGTTGCCGATGAAATCATTGTCGAGGCTTTTTTCAATAAGCGTAGCGATCTCTGAATGGTCGCCCCTGTCGAGCACACCATGTTCGCGTTTTTTGGTAAGCTGATCGGCCGTAAACACACAACGGTAGCAGAGTATGCAACGCGTCATGTGCAATTGTATATACGGACCGAGATCGTGTTTCGTAAAAGTTCTGCGCTGGAACTCGTAACGGGTAGCTTCCTTGCCATGTTCATAGCTGAGGTCCTGCAGGTGACATTCACCGGCCTGGTCGCAGATAGGACAATCGAGCGGATGATTGAGCAACAAGAACTCTACTACACCAGCCCTTGCATCAACAACACGTTCGCTGGTGATGTTCTTCACTTCCATGCCATCCATCACAGTAGTGCGACAGGAAGCAACCAGCTTGGGCATAGGCCTGGGATCTTTTTCAGAACCCTTGCTCACTTCCACCAGGCAGGTGCGGCATTTGCCACCACTTCCTTCCAGCTTGCTGTAATAACACATAGCCGGCGGTGCCACATCACCTCCGATCTTGCGCGCAGCATTAAGGATAGTAGTTCCCGGAGGGACTTCTATGGTGATGTTGTCTATCGTTACTTTAAACAGTTGTTCAGACATATTCTTTTATTTCAAACACAGTTGCCTGTGTGATCTTTTCAATGTTTACGCCGTTACGGGCACATGAATGGGATCGGCATAATGTGCTAACCCGTAATTTCTTTTCTGTGCTTCTTCAGGATGCAATACATGCCACTCAAATTCATCCCTGAAATGCCTGATGGCAGCAGCTACCGGCCATGCAGCAGCGTCTCCAAGCGGGCAGATGGTATTGCCTTCTATCTTGCGTTGTATATCCCACAAGAGGTCTATATCGCTCAGCTTGCCATGGCCGTATTCAATGTTCTTCAATATCTTCTCCATCCATCCTGTTCCTTCGCGGCAGGGTGAACACTGACCACAGCTTTCATGACGATAGAATCTTGCGAGCGACAAAGTATGACGAACCACACACTGGTCTTCATCCAGCACAATAAACCCACCGGATCCCATCATGGTACCGGTTGCAAAACCACCATCACCCAAACTTTCATAGTTCATGTAACGGGTTTCGCCTTTGGCTGTTTTCAACAACAGGTTAGCGGGCAAAATGGGAACGGAAGAACCGCCTGGTATACAGGCTTTGAGTTTTTTCCCGTTCGGAATACCACCGCAATATTCATCTGAATAAATGAACTCTTCTACAGAGATCGTCATGTCTATTTCATACACACCGGGTTTATTGATGTTTCCACAGGCGCTGATGAGTTTAGTGCCGGTAGAACGTCCCACACCGATCTTCGCATATTCTTCTCCGCCTATATTGATGATGGGTACTACTGCTGCCAGTGTTTCCACATTGTTCACTACAGTAGGGCGCATCCACAGGCCTTGTACGGCAGGGAACGGAGGCTTGATGCGGGGATTACCGCGTTTACCTTCCAGTGATTCGATCAATGCGGTTTCTTCTCCGCAGATATAAGCGCCGGCTCCGCGTTGTACGTGTATGTTGCAATCGAAACCGGTGCCCAAAATATTTTTTCCCAGGAAGCCATTCTGTTTTGCTTCTTCAATGGCCTGTTCCAGTATGTCTACAATCCAGGCGTATTCTCCGCGGATATAGATGTATGTATCATTAGAGCCCAGTGCAAAAGAAGAAACGATCAATCCTTCTATGAGCAGGTGCGGAATGAATTCCATCAGGTACCTGTCTTTGAAAGTACCCGGCTCGCTTTCATCGGCATTGCAAACCAGGTGGCGGGGAACGCCTTCGGGTTTGGCAATGAAACTCCATTTCATGCCCGCTGGAAATCCGGCGCCTCCGCGTCCGCGCAAACCGCTCTTCTTCACCTCTTCCACAATGGCTTCGGGGCCCATTGTTTTAAGCGCTTTCTCTACACTGCGGTAGCCGCCTTCACGGCGGTACACATCGTAGTAGCGGATGCCTTCTACATGGGCTTTTTCTAATAATAATTTCTTACTCATTTCCGTTTATTTCTTCAACTCGCAATTAAACATAACATCCCATTAGGGTAACTTAACAGCCTGGCGGGCCACCAATCGCCATGATTTTCCAATCCTCATCCAGGTTTGCAACACACCCAGGTGCAACACACTTTCTTTACCGTTCTCGAATGTTTTTGCCTTCAGTTCATGTCTCGAAACGGCAGTATTGCCTTCGAAAAAAACAGTGGCATTTTCCATCCTGAAATCACCGTAAGTAGTTGGACTGGACACGGCATGACGGATCATTTGCTGCTTGTTCTCTATGAGTCCGCTTGAGTGGCCATAGGTTACTTTTTCCGACAACAACCTGTCTAACGTTGCACTGTCTCTTTTATCGAGGTCTGTAAAAACAGCTTTGTTCAGTGCAGCGATATTGTTCAACACTTGTTTTTCCTGTGCTGTTTGCGCAGCAACGGCAAGCGTCATGAACAAGGCGCATATCGTGATCAGCTTTTTCATTTAATTATGTATGGTTGCGTTTTTACGACAGTCTTCGATAATGGCATCCACCTTTGCTTTGGTAAGATGCTCGCGATAAGTTTTACCCATTTGCATCATCGGTGCGTAGCCGCAGGCGCCCAGGCATTCCACCGTTTTCAGGGTGAACAAGCCATCGCTGGTTGTTTCACCGGGTTTGATGCCCAGTTTTTCACCGATATACGCAATGATATCATCGCTGCCATTCAACATACAGGGACCGGTCTGGCATACTTCAAACATATACTTACCTACGGGTTTAAGGTTGTACATGCTGTAGAAAGTAGCCACTTCATACACTTCAATGGGATTGAGTTGCAGCAGTTCCGCCACATAATCCATGGCTTCAGCGCTCAACCATCCGCCAAAGCTATCCTGCGCCAGGTGAAGCACAGGCAGGAGGGCGCTCTTCTGCTTTCCTTCCGGATAGCGGGCCACCAGTCGGTTGAATTCGGTTAATTGTTCTTCGTTAAACTTCATATTCAACATTCAAAAGTCAGCATCAAAAAATATTATGCATCCAGTTCTCCTGCGATCAAATTCAGACTACTCATCGTAACGATCGCATCGCTGAGCATACTGTCTTTGATCAGTTCAGGATAAGCCTGGTAATAAATGAAACAAGGTCTCCTGAAATGCAGGCGGAATGGTGTACGGCCGCCATCGCTGATCAGGTAATAACCCAATTCTCCGTTCCCTCCCTCCACAGAACAGTACACTTCACCTTTCGGCATATCCACTTCTCCCATGATGATCTTGAAATGCCAGATCAGCGCTTCCATTTTGGTGTACACATCTTCTTTTTTAGGAAGATAGTATTCGGGTACATTGGCATGGTATACTTCCGCTTCTGCACCTTTGAATTCCTGTATCTTCCGGTATGCCTGTTCAATGATGCTGAGGCTCTGCCACATTTCGGCATTGCGCACCAGGAAGCGGTCGTAGTTATCGCCGGTATTTCCTACCGGAACGGTGAAATCAAAATCTTCGTAACTGCTGTAAGGTGTGTGTACGCGTACATCGTAATCAACACCCGCAGCGCGCAGGTTAGGGCCAGTGAACCCATAGTTCAACGCTCTTTCAGCGCTGATGGCGCCACCACCCTGGGTACGTTCCATGAATATGCGGTTGCGTGCAAAAAGGTTTTCAAACTCTTTCAGCACTTTGGGATATTCTTTCAGGAATTTCTCGAGTTTCGTAAACGCTGTATTTGTGAAATTCCTTTCAAAACCGCCAATACGCCCAATATTAGTAGTAAGGCGGGACCCACATACTTCTTCATATATCTCATAAATTAATTCGCGGTATTGCATCACATAGAGGAAGCCGGTATAGGCGCCCGTATCTACCCCTACGATTGAATTACAGATGAGGTGGTCGGAAATGCGCGCCAGTTCCATGATGATCACGCGCAGGTAGTCTACACGCTTGGGTGTTTGTACGCCCAGTAATTTTTCACAGGTAAGGTGCCAGCCCATGTTGTTGATGGGACTGCTGCAATAATTCAACCTGTCTGTAATAGGTGTGATCTGGTACAACGGCCTGCGTTCGGCCAGTTTTTCAAATGCACGGTGGATATAACCTACCGTTTGCTCTGTAGAAACGATCCGCTCGCCATCGAGCTCCATGATATTCTGGAACACACCATGCGTAGCCGGGTGAGTAGGCCCAACGTTGAGCGTGGTGGTCTGTTTTTCAATAGAGCCTTCCGGTAATTTGATATGTTGATTGGACAGCATTTCTTAGTTGATAGTTGTTAGTTGTCAGTTGTTAGAAGATTTTCATTGAGCAATTGCATCATTTATTTACCCTCTCCCAAACATCTCATCATCTTTATCGATCCTCGTCTGGTCTTCCAGCGGATATTCTTTTCTCATCGGGAAATAATCCATCTCATCTACATTCAATATCCTTTTCAGGTTGGGATGCCCAAGGAAGTTCACGCCAAAAAAATCATAGGTTTCCCTTTCCATCCAGTTGGCAGAAGCAAAGAGCTGGGTAGCAGTGAACACATCGGGTGTGGTTACAGATGTAAACACTTTGAAACGTATGCGCACATTGGCTTCCAGGTTATGCAGGTGGTATACAACAGCCAGTTCCTTTCCTTTTGCTTCAGGATAGTTCACCGCGCAGAGATCTGTCAGGAAGCGGAACTGTAATTCCGGTTCATCGTACAGGAACTGCAATACTTTCAGGTTTTGTTCTTTCGGGGCTTCGAAGCTGAGCATGCCGTAATTTTCTTCGAACGTCAGTGTTTCTGTGCCGAACTTTTCCGTCAGTCGTTGTTGAATGTATTCGTTGCTTAATCCCATAATTTCTATTACTGTATTCCGTATTCGTTCATCAATGCTTTGTATTGCTCGCTGTTCCTTCTGCGAATACTTTCCTGTCCTACCAGGTCCTGTATTTTCATGAATCCGTCGAGGATCGCTTCGGGGCGGGGCGGGCATCCGGGCACATACACATCTACAGGAATCACCTGGTCGATGCCCTGTAATACACTGTATGTATCGAATATACCGCCACTGGAAGCGCAGGCACCCACGGCCATCACCCAACGGGGTTCAGCCATTTGCAGGTATACCTGGCGCAATACCGGGCCCATTTTTTTAGCAATGGTTCCCATCACCATTAACAGGTCGCACTGGCGGGGAGAAAAACCCACGCGCTCTGCACCAAAACGGGCAAAGTCGTAATGTGAACCCATGGTAGCCATGAATTCAATACCACAACAGGAGGTAGCGAACGGCAGGGGCCACAATGAATTTTTGCGGGCCAATCCAACCACACTGCTCAGGTTGGTGGTAAAAAATCCTTCTCCTGAATAACCTTCAGGTGCTTCTGCCACGGCAACTGCATCGCCCAGTATGGCTTCTTTCGGATGAATATTAAATCGTACGGGACGCATAATTAAATTTGACAATTTGGCAATTCAACAATTTGACAATTCATTAATGTTAGCCATCATTCTAACAACTGACAACTAACATCCAACAACCCCTTAATCTTCCCATTTCAATGCTCCTCTCTTGATGATATAGATGAATCCTACTATAAAAAAAGCAACGAACATCAACACTGCACTGAAACCAGCCCAGCCTAATTCCTTAAAAATAACAGCGTAAGGGTAGAAAAAGATCACTTCCACATCAAATAAAACAAACAGGATGGCTACCAGGAAGTATTTGATGGCCATAGGCTGACGGGCATCTCCGTGGCTCTCGATACCACTGGCGAAAGTTTCCAGTTTATCTGCTGTTTTACGTTTAGGTCCCACCCACTGAGAAACACCGATCATGGTGGCCACAAAACCGGCAGCGAAAATCAACTGTATCCCGATAGGTAAATAATTGGCGGCGGAATTGGAATGGCCGGCATCTGACAGCAAAAAAAGCCAGTTCATGTTAAAACATTGATTGAAAAGCAAAAATAAGCTTGTGAGGCATATAAACGAAAAACTCCCCGCTTCAGGGGAGTTTTTTCTTTATTATTTCTGGTTATTTGGGCGAACCGGCACTGTTTCTGTGGCCGGTAGCCGCTGTACCCGTGCTGCTGGTTGGTTTATTACCAGGCTTGGTGGGTGCGGGCTTACTCATATTGCCTTTGATATAATCTTTGATCTTCATCATTTCCGGGTCATTGGGAATCAGGGTCAGGATCGTATCGCATACATCCAGGGCTTTCTGATAATCTTTCAGTTTATCATTATAATAACCCATGATATAATAGTAGTTTGAAACGATACGCTTTTTATTGGCCACAGAATCTTTGTAAAGGAAGGTATTCTGCTGTTGCAAAGCTGTGAGCGCAACTCCCGGATTAGTGGTGCTATCCAGCGCTTTGGCAGCATTTACATTGAACAAATAAGGTTGCGGTTTATCGGGGAATGCAGCAATGTATTTCTGCGCGAAGGCCATGGTTTGCTCGTATTCTTTAGCCATATAAGCAGTACTGGTGAGTTTATAATAATCAAACTCACTGGGTGTTCCGCCTTTCAGCTCCATTTTTTTCTGTAACCAGCCCAGCTCTTCTTTGTACATTTTGGCTTTGCTGAAAAGTTCTGCCGCCTGGGTCATGTAGCTGATCTTATTTTCTTTGGAAGTATCATTTGCGAGCGCTTTTTCCAGGTATGATACTGCTGTTGCTTCACTACCAGGAAACTTAGAGAATACTTTCACAGCCAGCTCATAGTCTGTAGGTTGGATCTCGGACTGCGGTGCATTGGCAAAGAACTGCTCCAGGCGGGATTTAGCCTGCAATGAATCGCCTAACCTGTCGTAGTTATACGCATATTGCACATTCAGGCGGGGAATAGCTTTCAGGCCGGCAGAAGCTTCCAATTCTTTTTCTTTTGCAAGGCTTTCATTGTATCTGCCTGCACGGAAAAGGTATTCAGCAAGAAAGAATTCATTCTTTGGATCCTTATCAGCAGTGTTCACGAACTTATCGAGATAATCTTTTGCTTTGTTCACATCCTTATCGGAATAATAATTGTACAAAGCCAGGTATACCGGCGGGAAAGAAGGATCGATGGCGATGGCTTCGCTATAATATTGTTCCAGCAGGTCTTTATTATTCTGACTCTGGTAAATCTTTCCTATTCTGAATTTGGCCAACGGACTCTTGGGGTCGCGGCTAGCGGCTTCTGTATAAGCTTTCACAGCTTCTCCGCCATTCTCACCACCCATTTTCTGGTAGTTGACACCTATATTAATGTAGATATCTGCATTGTTAGGATCAATGGCAGCAGCCTGCTTCAGTTTGTCTATAGCATAAGCAGGATCGCCTATTTTACTGTCTCCATCGGCATTTGCACGGCCAATCGCATCCAGGATGGCGGCATTCGGCTTGCCTTTGTTCTTACCCCTTGTTTCGGTTGAAGCAGTAATTGCCTGCTCGAATTTTTGTTTGGCAGCATTAATATCTCCACCAGACAGCAGGTCGAGGTGGGCAACGCCTACTACCAGCCAGGGATCACTTCCAACATCCTGCAGTCCTTTCTGGTAAACAGCCCTTGCCTCTGCAATATCTTCTTTGGTAAGGTCTCTGTTACGGGAGACCAGGGATTGTCCATACCAGTAAATCGCTTGCGGATCTTTTGGATTGGCGTCATACAGCTTCTTGAGGATGTCCCTGGCTGTGTTGTTCTTTTGGTAGTTGAGGTCCTTGATACCCTCAGCCAACTGCGCTATCACACACTGCCCAATAAGCAATGCAGTAAACAACAGTGATACGGTCTTCTTCATTTGGTTTGCTTTTATATTGATTGGTTAATCACTTTCTTTGATCATTCCGCGCCGTTGATCAAAACCCATTTTAGCCGGCGCCAGGAACGCTCTTCTGAAAATCAGTTGTCCTCTTTCCATGCTCATGAAATTCATGAATCCTGTTCCGAGTCCAGCTGCATTCTCTTTCAGTATATAATACAAGGGGCGTGCCAACGGATATTCGCCATGCGTAATGCTGGCCTGTGAAGGTTTTGTGAAAAGATCTCTTTCTTTACACAACACACATTCTACCAAACCCAGCCTGATCGTTTTCAGGTATTCCACCTGTTTAGGATCATATCCATCCCCCACCCAACTCTGTCCAACAAAACCTACCACATCACTTCTTTTAGATACGAGATCTATTACAGCCTGGCTGCCTTGTGCAGCTACTACATTCGCACCAAAAGAGGCGCCCTTCAAAATACTGTCCTGTAAAAAACGCACGGTACTGGTAGCATTCTCTCCATCCATCACCGCCGTTAATTTTTCTTTTCCGCTCAATATATCTTTCAGTCTCGCCATCGTAAACACACTGTCTTCCGATGCACGGTTAATGATCACAGCTACTGCATCATAAGCCAGTGGTGCGAACTGTGGCTTGAATGACAATTTATCTCCATAATAAGCCTGCTCCTTTTCTGTCAATCCCCTTGCTACAATGATCATCCGCGTACTATCTGACTGCAAATCCCTGAAACAAGCTGCTTCTGGCTTGTACGATACATTGATCTTTGTGTTAGGGAATGATGCGTGATACACCCTTAACTGCTCTTCAATGACCGGTTTAAAACTTTCATCCACGCTGATATTGATCGTTCCCTGTTCGGGGGTATCTCTTGTATCTGCTCCCGGCCTGGATTTACAACCTGCCCCTGTCAGCATCAACAACAAACAACCAGCGTATATCAATCCTTTCTTCATCTACTAATAATCATTCTTGAATCCCCTGTACAACCGGAACCCCCCATACAGCAGGCAGAGCCCGCCGAAGAGATACCGGAACGTGTTATCAATTCCCAAAAATTGCTCAATGTTGAATTTAGCCGCCCCCAGCATCACTACAGCCATTCCAAGAATCAATAGGGCCATTGTAAAGTCATAAATACGACGCATCAAAGTATAACTTTTACGTCGTTTATCTCTCAGCTCGTTCTCCATTTAACAAAAAGTTGAACCCAGGGGCGGGCAATTTAGTTAATAATTGTATTCGCTACACATTAAAAAATCATGCATTTTTCGAAAACCCGCATTTCATTATTAAGATGCAGGGGGCCAGCATTTTCCATAATGCATATAATCTCATGTCTGTCTGCCACAGAGCCAGATTGGCCGCAGCCTATTATCTTTGTGCTATGAAGATACTGATGATATGCCTGGGTAATATTTGCCGTAGTCCGCTCGCAGAAGGTATTTTGCAGCAGAAGGCCGATTCACGGAGTTTGCACTGGCAGATAGACAGCGCCGGCACCGCCGGGTACCATGTAGGCGAACCGCCTCATCATCTCTCGCAGAAAGTAGCGAAGCTGAACGGAGTAGACATCAGTTCCCAGCAATGCCGGCAGTTTGCTGCCGAAGACATGAATGATTTTGATCGCATCTATGTGATGGATGCCGATAATTATGCCGAAGTAAAACGTATGAGTGGTCGCTATTGGCAGCCAGGTAAAGTATCGCTGTTACTGGATGAATTGTATCCCGGCGAAAAGAAGAATGTACCCGACCCCTGGTATGGTACCGAAAAAGATTACCACGAAG
Coding sequences within it:
- the nuoF gene encoding NADH-quinone oxidoreductase subunit NuoF, which codes for MSKKLLLEKAHVEGIRYYDVYRREGGYRSVEKALKTMGPEAIVEEVKKSGLRGRGGAGFPAGMKWSFIAKPEGVPRHLVCNADESEPGTFKDRYLMEFIPHLLIEGLIVSSFALGSNDTYIYIRGEYAWIVDILEQAIEEAKQNGFLGKNILGTGFDCNIHVQRGAGAYICGEETALIESLEGKRGNPRIKPPFPAVQGLWMRPTVVNNVETLAAVVPIINIGGEEYAKIGVGRSTGTKLISACGNINKPGVYEIDMTISVEEFIYSDEYCGGIPNGKKLKACIPGGSSVPILPANLLLKTAKGETRYMNYESLGDGGFATGTMMGSGGFIVLDEDQCVVRHTLSLARFYRHESCGQCSPCREGTGWMEKILKNIEYGHGKLSDIDLLWDIQRKIEGNTICPLGDAAAWPVAAAIRHFRDEFEWHVLHPEEAQKRNYGLAHYADPIHVPVTA
- a CDS encoding NADH-quinone oxidoreductase subunit B, whose product is MRPVRFNIHPKEAILGDAVAVAEAPEGYSGEGFFTTNLSSVVGLARKNSLWPLPFATSCCGIEFMATMGSHYDFARFGAERVGFSPRQCDLLMVMGTIAKKMGPVLRQVYLQMAEPRWVMAVGACASSGGIFDTYSVLQGIDQVIPVDVYVPGCPPRPEAILDGFMKIQDLVGQESIRRRNSEQYKALMNEYGIQ
- a CDS encoding nuclear transport factor 2 family protein, whose amino-acid sequence is MKKLITICALFMTLAVAAQTAQEKQVLNNIAALNKAVFTDLDKRDSATLDRLLSEKVTYGHSSGLIENKQQMIRHAVSSPTTYGDFRMENATVFFEGNTAVSRHELKAKTFENGKESVLHLGVLQTWMRIGKSWRLVARQAVKLP
- a CDS encoding PstS family phosphate ABC transporter substrate-binding protein, translating into MKKGLIYAGCLLLMLTGAGCKSRPGADTRDTPEQGTINISVDESFKPVIEEQLRVYHASFPNTKINVSYKPEAACFRDLQSDSTRMIIVARGLTEKEQAYYGDKLSFKPQFAPLAYDAVAVIINRASEDSVFTMARLKDILSGKEKLTAVMDGENATSTVRFLQDSILKGASFGANVVAAQGSQAVIDLVSKRSDVVGFVGQSWVGDGYDPKQVEYLKTIRLGLVECVLCKERDLFTKPSQASITHGEYPLARPLYYILKENAAGLGTGFMNFMSMERGQLIFRRAFLAPAKMGFDQRRGMIKESD
- the nuoH gene encoding NADH-quinone oxidoreductase subunit NuoH, which encodes MTLLAIDWALLIEKLVLIAVIVFASLGIALYTTFAERKVAAILQDRPGPNRAGPFGLLQPFADGLKLIMKEEIIPNTSNKILFILGPALAMTAALMTCAVIPWSSHVELFGRKIDLQVADINIGILYIFGVVSIGVYGIMIGGWASNNKFSLMAALRGASQAISYELAMGLSLIAVLMLSGSLSLKTIVEEQMAPGHFWNIVYQPLGFLLFFVCALAECNRTPFDLPEAENELNFGYHQEYSSMKLGFYLFAEYVNMIMSSAVMACLFFGGYDVPFLDESTLAPNIAAIIGVAALLVKIMIFIFIFMWIRWTIPRFRYDQLMNLGWKTMVPLALVNMLVTAAVILWRAGV
- a CDS encoding tetratricopeptide repeat protein, which codes for MKKTVSLLFTALLIGQCVIAQLAEGIKDLNYQKNNTARDILKKLYDANPKDPQAIYWYGQSLVSRNRDLTKEDIAEARAVYQKGLQDVGSDPWLVVGVAHLDLLSGGDINAAKQKFEQAITASTETRGKNKGKPNAAILDAIGRANADGDSKIGDPAYAIDKLKQAAAIDPNNADIYINIGVNYQKMGGENGGEAVKAYTEAASRDPKSPLAKFRIGKIYQSQNNKDLLEQYYSEAIAIDPSFPPVYLALYNYYSDKDVNKAKDYLDKFVNTADKDPKNEFFLAEYLFRAGRYNESLAKEKELEASAGLKAIPRLNVQYAYNYDRLGDSLQAKSRLEQFFANAPQSEIQPTDYELAVKVFSKFPGSEATAVSYLEKALANDTSKENKISYMTQAAELFSKAKMYKEELGWLQKKMELKGGTPSEFDYYKLTSTAYMAKEYEQTMAFAQKYIAAFPDKPQPYLFNVNAAKALDSTTNPGVALTALQQQNTFLYKDSVANKKRIVSNYYYIMGYYNDKLKDYQKALDVCDTILTLIPNDPEMMKIKDYIKGNMSKPAPTKPGNKPTSSTGTAATGHRNSAGSPK
- a CDS encoding 2Fe-2S iron-sulfur cluster-binding protein; translation: MSEQLFKVTIDNITIEVPPGTTILNAARKIGGDVAPPAMCYYSKLEGSGGKCRTCLVEVSKGSEKDPRPMPKLVASCRTTVMDGMEVKNITSERVVDARAGVVEFLLLNHPLDCPICDQAGECHLQDLSYEHGKEATRYEFQRRTFTKHDLGPYIQLHMTRCILCYRCVFTADQLTKKREHGVLDRGDHSEIATLIEKSLDNDFIGNVIDVCPVGALTDKTFRFKNRVWFLKAMDAHRDCPTCSGKVTLWNRGDEVYRVTARKDQWGEVEDWICNTCRFEKKKTSDWVIEGPRLINRHSVISQGHYAGSVGTVKPTETFKAVNDGRQPRLLMDIHDISEVNQPGTFLSEIERPAHSTDFNSKKA
- a CDS encoding NADH-quinone oxidoreductase subunit A, with the protein product MNWLFLLSDAGHSNSAANYLPIGIQLIFAAGFVATMIGVSQWVGPKRKTADKLETFASGIESHGDARQPMAIKYFLVAILFVLFDVEVIFFYPYAVIFKELGWAGFSAVLMFVAFFIVGFIYIIKRGALKWED
- a CDS encoding NADH-quinone oxidoreductase subunit C; this translates as MGLSNEYIQQRLTEKFGTETLTFEENYGMLSFEAPKEQNLKVLQFLYDEPELQFRFLTDLCAVNYPEAKGKELAVVYHLHNLEANVRIRFKVFTSVTTPDVFTATQLFASANWMERETYDFFGVNFLGHPNLKRILNVDEMDYFPMRKEYPLEDQTRIDKDDEMFGRG
- the nuoE gene encoding NAD(P)H-dependent oxidoreductase subunit E, with amino-acid sequence MKFNEEQLTEFNRLVARYPEGKQKSALLPVLHLAQDSFGGWLSAEAMDYVAELLQLNPIEVYEVATFYSMYNLKPVGKYMFEVCQTGPCMLNGSDDIIAYIGEKLGIKPGETTSDGLFTLKTVECLGACGYAPMMQMGKTYREHLTKAKVDAIIEDCRKNATIHN
- a CDS encoding low molecular weight protein-tyrosine-phosphatase, which gives rise to MKILMICLGNICRSPLAEGILQQKADSRSLHWQIDSAGTAGYHVGEPPHHLSQKVAKLNGVDISSQQCRQFAAEDMNDFDRIYVMDADNYAEVKRMSGRYWQPGKVSLLLDELYPGEKKNVPDPWYGTEKDYHEVFGMIDKACEQIIYKYEPASVH
- a CDS encoding NADH-quinone oxidoreductase subunit D, translated to MLSNQHIKLPEGSIEKQTTTLNVGPTHPATHGVFQNIMELDGERIVSTEQTVGYIHRAFEKLAERRPLYQITPITDRLNYCSSPINNMGWHLTCEKLLGVQTPKRVDYLRVIIMELARISDHLICNSIVGVDTGAYTGFLYVMQYRELIYEIYEEVCGSRLTTNIGRIGGFERNFTNTAFTKLEKFLKEYPKVLKEFENLFARNRIFMERTQGGGAISAERALNYGFTGPNLRAAGVDYDVRVHTPYSSYEDFDFTVPVGNTGDNYDRFLVRNAEMWQSLSIIEQAYRKIQEFKGAEAEVYHANVPEYYLPKKEDVYTKMEALIWHFKIIMGEVDMPKGEVYCSVEGGNGELGYYLISDGGRTPFRLHFRRPCFIYYQAYPELIKDSMLSDAIVTMSSLNLIAGELDA